A portion of the Juglans microcarpa x Juglans regia isolate MS1-56 chromosome 1D, Jm3101_v1.0, whole genome shotgun sequence genome contains these proteins:
- the LOC121249442 gene encoding uncharacterized membrane protein At3g27390 isoform X1, which produces MDLPASRSDWLRVLYVVFAFCSALCLGALKGLLVGPIAGLILVIGNVGVIIGLFPAHVAWTVYTLVKINIFDAPLKVALLVALPALFGLWLGLSIAGSVLVGVGYGFFTPWVSTFEAFRQDNESKKFLHCIVDGTWGTIKGSCTVVRDFADICYHSYPLYMKELRESPASNDLRTLRLIHIPACIIAGLMGLIVDIPLYTMIAILKSPYMLFKGWFRLVHDLISREGPFLETACIPIAGLTILLWPIVVVASILLAVFSSFFIGLYASVIVYQERSFQRGVAYVIAMVAEFDEYTNDWLYLREGTILPKPLYQKKCAAQSSEFSFRGNHVTGGKISSLSTEAPAMLMPSLAHSRSVMEAIQEVKMVQIWQSMMRYCEMRGKDLLDAGVITPADLYEWMKAKNSDESAIISVGLPCYSFLQALLCSIKANSGGLLLDGVEVTYFNRPKDKLLDWLFNPVMVLKEQIRVIKLGEDEVNFLEKAVLFGSNTQRMETWQNGSLAPQDALRAAQIRGISRRMIGMIRSISKFPTYRRRFHQIVKVLITYSLDKEHSNRSISLRSVASF; this is translated from the exons ATGGATTTGCCAGCCTCTCGTAGTGACTGGTTGAGGGTCCTCTATGTTGTGTTTGCGTTCTGCTCTGCCCTCTGTCTTGGTGCCCTCAAAG GTTTACTAGTGGGTCCTATTGCTGGTCTGATACTGGTAATAGGGAATGTTGGGGTAATTATTGGTTTGTTTCCTGCACATGTTGCCTGGACAGTTTACACCCTTGTAAA GATTAATATATTTGATGCACCGCTTAAAGTTGCTCTCCTGGTTGCTTTGCCAGCCTTATTCGGTTTATGGTTGGGTCTTAGCATTGCTGGGAGTGTTCTCGTGGGAGTGGGCTATGGATTCTTCACTCCCTGGGTTTCTACTTTTGAAGCATTCAGACAAGACAATGAATCCAAGAAATTCTTACATTGTATTGtg GATGGAACATGGGGAACCATTAAGGGAAGTTGTACTGTAGTCAGAGATTTTGCAGATATATGTTATCATTCATACCCACTTTACATGAAGGAGTTACGTGAATCTCCTGCTTCAAATGATCTTCGAACTCTTAG GTTAATTCACATACCTGCATGTATCATTGCCGGATTGATGGGGCTAATTGTGGACATTCCTCTTTACACCATGATTGCAATACTAAAGAGTCCATACATGTTGTTCAAGGGCTGGTTCCGACTGGTGCATGATCTAATTAGCCGTGAAGGCCCATTTCTTGAAACAGCTTGCATCCCCATTGCTGGTTTGACAATCCTTTTGTGGCCAATTGTTGTTGTTGCAAGCATCTTATTGGCTGTTTTTTCAAGCTTTTTCATTGGATTGTATGCATCAGTTATAGTATATCAG GAAAGATCTTTCCAGAGAGGTGTGGCATATGTGATTGCAATGGTTGCTGAATTCGATGAGTACACGAATGATTGGCTCTATCTTCGAGAGGGGACTATCCTTCCAAA GCCCTTGTATCAAAAGAAATGTGCTGCTCAATCATCTGAATTTTCTTTTAGAGGAAACCATGTGACTGGAGGCAAAATAAGTTCTCTTTCTACAGAAGCACCTGCAATGCTTATGCCAAGCCTAGCTCATTCGAGATCAGTCATGGAAGCCATACAAGAAGTAAAAATGGTGCAG ATCTGGCAGAGTATGATGAGGTATTGTGAAATGAGGGGCAAGGACCTTTTGGATGCTGGTGTAATTACACCAGCAGATCTCTATGAATGGATGAAGGCAAAGAATAGTGATGAATCAGCCATTATTAGCGTTGGCTTGCCTTGTTATTCTTTCTTGCAGGCTCTTCTCTGCTCCATCAAAGCCAATTCTGGTGGTTTATTGCTTGATGGCGTTGAAGTAACCTACTTCAATAGACCAAAGGACAAATTGTTGGACTGGTTATTTAATCCTGTAATGGTCTTAAAGGAACAGATTAGGGTCATAAAATTGGGAGAAGACGAGGTGAACTTCTTGGAGAAAGCGGTGCTATTTGGAAGTAATACACAGCGCATGGAGACATGGCAAAATGGCAGTTTGGCACCACAAGATGCTCTCAGAGCGGCTCAAATCCGGGGTATCAGTAGAAG gaTGATAGGAATGATAAGAAGTATATCGAAGTTCCCCACTTACAGAAGAAGATTCCACCAAATTGTGAAGGTTTTAATCACATACTCGCTCGATAAGGAGCATTCTAACAGATCAATTTCGTTAAGATCAGTTGCCTCCTTTTAA
- the LOC121249442 gene encoding uncharacterized membrane protein At3g27390 isoform X2 — protein MLPGQFTPLINIFDAPLKVALLVALPALFGLWLGLSIAGSVLVGVGYGFFTPWVSTFEAFRQDNESKKFLHCIVDGTWGTIKGSCTVVRDFADICYHSYPLYMKELRESPASNDLRTLRLIHIPACIIAGLMGLIVDIPLYTMIAILKSPYMLFKGWFRLVHDLISREGPFLETACIPIAGLTILLWPIVVVASILLAVFSSFFIGLYASVIVYQERSFQRGVAYVIAMVAEFDEYTNDWLYLREGTILPKPLYQKKCAAQSSEFSFRGNHVTGGKISSLSTEAPAMLMPSLAHSRSVMEAIQEVKMVQIWQSMMRYCEMRGKDLLDAGVITPADLYEWMKAKNSDESAIISVGLPCYSFLQALLCSIKANSGGLLLDGVEVTYFNRPKDKLLDWLFNPVMVLKEQIRVIKLGEDEVNFLEKAVLFGSNTQRMETWQNGSLAPQDALRAAQIRGISRRMIGMIRSISKFPTYRRRFHQIVKVLITYSLDKEHSNRSISLRSVASF, from the exons ATGTTGCCTGGACAGTTTACACCCTT GATTAATATATTTGATGCACCGCTTAAAGTTGCTCTCCTGGTTGCTTTGCCAGCCTTATTCGGTTTATGGTTGGGTCTTAGCATTGCTGGGAGTGTTCTCGTGGGAGTGGGCTATGGATTCTTCACTCCCTGGGTTTCTACTTTTGAAGCATTCAGACAAGACAATGAATCCAAGAAATTCTTACATTGTATTGtg GATGGAACATGGGGAACCATTAAGGGAAGTTGTACTGTAGTCAGAGATTTTGCAGATATATGTTATCATTCATACCCACTTTACATGAAGGAGTTACGTGAATCTCCTGCTTCAAATGATCTTCGAACTCTTAG GTTAATTCACATACCTGCATGTATCATTGCCGGATTGATGGGGCTAATTGTGGACATTCCTCTTTACACCATGATTGCAATACTAAAGAGTCCATACATGTTGTTCAAGGGCTGGTTCCGACTGGTGCATGATCTAATTAGCCGTGAAGGCCCATTTCTTGAAACAGCTTGCATCCCCATTGCTGGTTTGACAATCCTTTTGTGGCCAATTGTTGTTGTTGCAAGCATCTTATTGGCTGTTTTTTCAAGCTTTTTCATTGGATTGTATGCATCAGTTATAGTATATCAG GAAAGATCTTTCCAGAGAGGTGTGGCATATGTGATTGCAATGGTTGCTGAATTCGATGAGTACACGAATGATTGGCTCTATCTTCGAGAGGGGACTATCCTTCCAAA GCCCTTGTATCAAAAGAAATGTGCTGCTCAATCATCTGAATTTTCTTTTAGAGGAAACCATGTGACTGGAGGCAAAATAAGTTCTCTTTCTACAGAAGCACCTGCAATGCTTATGCCAAGCCTAGCTCATTCGAGATCAGTCATGGAAGCCATACAAGAAGTAAAAATGGTGCAG ATCTGGCAGAGTATGATGAGGTATTGTGAAATGAGGGGCAAGGACCTTTTGGATGCTGGTGTAATTACACCAGCAGATCTCTATGAATGGATGAAGGCAAAGAATAGTGATGAATCAGCCATTATTAGCGTTGGCTTGCCTTGTTATTCTTTCTTGCAGGCTCTTCTCTGCTCCATCAAAGCCAATTCTGGTGGTTTATTGCTTGATGGCGTTGAAGTAACCTACTTCAATAGACCAAAGGACAAATTGTTGGACTGGTTATTTAATCCTGTAATGGTCTTAAAGGAACAGATTAGGGTCATAAAATTGGGAGAAGACGAGGTGAACTTCTTGGAGAAAGCGGTGCTATTTGGAAGTAATACACAGCGCATGGAGACATGGCAAAATGGCAGTTTGGCACCACAAGATGCTCTCAGAGCGGCTCAAATCCGGGGTATCAGTAGAAG gaTGATAGGAATGATAAGAAGTATATCGAAGTTCCCCACTTACAGAAGAAGATTCCACCAAATTGTGAAGGTTTTAATCACATACTCGCTCGATAAGGAGCATTCTAACAGATCAATTTCGTTAAGATCAGTTGCCTCCTTTTAA